In Acidaminococcus timonensis, one DNA window encodes the following:
- a CDS encoding peptide chain release factor 3: MSELQEKIAKRRTFAIISHPDAGKTTLTEKLLLYGGAIHLAGSVKSRKANKHAVSDWMEIEKQRGISVTSSVLQFDYEGYRVNILDTPGHQDFSEDTYRTLIAADSAVMLIDAAKGVEPQTKKLFWVCHRRKLPIFTFVNKLDRYGRAPMDLMDEIEKVLHINAYPINWPIGTDGHYIGVYDRLKKQVELFDNDSSHGSKILKSTTGSLDDPAIREAIGEANLQSLKDDIELLDLAGDEFDLERVDAGELTPMFFGSAMTNFGVRSFLEKFLELSPEPQPRKLKDGGEVKPEDEDFTAFIFKIQANMNPAHRDRISFMRICSGVFERGMTVWHVQGQKPVKLAQPQQFMAQERTTVEKAYPGDIIGVFDPGIFSIGDTLCNEKHPVQFEDFPIFPPEIFAKVQPKDSMKRKQFEKGIVQLAQEGAIQVFKQKNIGMESFVVGVVGQLQLEVLEYRLLNEYNAKLVMQQLPYTVARWVYADDPELIRNMKGLDNGMLVYDKLSRPVILVSNEWNLNWILERNPGINFTQVPSEARAI, encoded by the coding sequence ATGTCTGAGCTGCAGGAAAAAATTGCGAAAAGAAGAACCTTTGCCATTATTTCTCATCCGGATGCCGGTAAAACGACACTGACTGAGAAATTATTGTTATATGGGGGCGCCATCCATCTGGCCGGCTCCGTGAAATCCAGAAAGGCCAATAAACATGCGGTGTCCGACTGGATGGAAATCGAAAAACAGAGAGGGATTTCCGTTACGTCCTCTGTGCTGCAGTTCGACTACGAGGGCTACCGGGTGAACATCCTGGATACCCCCGGGCACCAGGATTTCTCGGAAGACACCTACCGGACCTTGATCGCCGCCGACAGCGCCGTCATGCTGATCGACGCCGCCAAGGGGGTGGAACCCCAGACCAAGAAACTGTTCTGGGTCTGCCACCGCCGCAAGCTGCCCATCTTCACGTTCGTGAACAAACTGGACCGGTACGGACGGGCTCCCATGGACCTGATGGACGAAATCGAAAAGGTGCTGCACATCAACGCCTATCCCATCAACTGGCCCATCGGCACCGACGGTCACTACATTGGTGTGTACGACCGGCTGAAGAAGCAGGTGGAGCTGTTCGACAACGACAGCAGTCACGGCTCCAAAATCCTGAAGAGTACCACCGGCAGCCTGGACGATCCTGCCATCCGGGAAGCCATCGGGGAAGCCAATTTGCAGAGCCTGAAGGATGATATCGAACTGCTGGATCTGGCCGGGGACGAATTCGACCTGGAACGGGTGGACGCCGGCGAGCTGACGCCAATGTTCTTCGGGTCTGCCATGACCAACTTCGGGGTGCGCAGCTTCCTGGAAAAATTCCTGGAACTGTCTCCGGAGCCCCAGCCCCGGAAATTGAAGGACGGGGGCGAGGTGAAGCCTGAGGATGAAGATTTCACGGCCTTCATCTTCAAGATCCAGGCCAATATGAACCCGGCCCACCGGGACCGGATCTCCTTTATGCGCATCTGCTCCGGAGTGTTCGAAAGGGGCATGACCGTATGGCATGTGCAGGGGCAGAAACCGGTGAAACTGGCCCAGCCCCAGCAGTTCATGGCCCAGGAGCGGACCACGGTGGAAAAAGCATACCCGGGGGATATCATCGGGGTGTTCGATCCGGGGATCTTCTCCATCGGTGACACCCTGTGCAACGAAAAGCACCCTGTCCAGTTTGAAGATTTCCCCATTTTCCCGCCGGAAATCTTTGCCAAGGTGCAGCCCAAGGATTCCATGAAACGGAAGCAGTTTGAAAAGGGCATCGTCCAGCTGGCCCAGGAAGGCGCCATCCAGGTGTTCAAACAGAAAAACATCGGCATGGAGAGCTTTGTGGTGGGCGTTGTGGGACAACTGCAGCTGGAAGTGCTGGAATACCGGCTGCTGAACGAGTACAATGCCAAACTGGTGATGCAGCAGCTGCCCTATACGGTGGCCCGCTGGGTCTATGCGGACGATCCGGAACTGATCCGGAACATGAAGGGGCTGGACAACGGGATGCTGGTCTACGACAAGCTGAGCCGGCCGGTGATCCTGGTTTCCAATGAATGGAACCTGAACTGGATCCTGGAACGGAACCCGGGGATCAACTTCACCCAGGTCCCCAGCGAGGCCAGAGCAATCTGA
- a CDS encoding low molecular weight protein-tyrosine-phosphatase: MIKILFICHGNICRSPMAEFVFRQMAEQEGVGKGFHVASAATTDEEIWNGRGNPVYPPVEQLLREHGMDPGWKRAVLLRAGDYGSYDYFIGMDDENLRDMKRLFRGDPDQKCSLLMDYTANPRPVADPWYTRDFRRTWDDVQEGCRGLLDHCRREGTGR; the protein is encoded by the coding sequence ATGATCAAAATACTATTTATCTGCCACGGCAACATCTGCCGGTCGCCCATGGCGGAATTCGTGTTCCGGCAGATGGCAGAACAGGAGGGCGTGGGGAAGGGGTTCCATGTGGCATCGGCGGCTACGACGGATGAAGAGATATGGAACGGCCGGGGCAATCCGGTTTATCCCCCGGTGGAACAGCTGCTCCGGGAGCATGGCATGGACCCTGGCTGGAAGCGTGCGGTGCTGCTGAGAGCCGGCGATTACGGGTCTTATGATTATTTCATCGGCATGGATGATGAAAACCTGCGGGACATGAAGCGCCTCTTCCGCGGCGACCCGGACCAGAAGTGCAGCCTCCTCATGGATTATACGGCCAATCCCCGTCCTGTGGCCGACCCCTGGTATACCCGGGATTTCCGGCGGACCTGGGACGATGTCCAGGAAGGCTGCCGGGGACTGCTGGACCATTGCAGGAGGGAAGGGACAGGACGGTAA
- a CDS encoding cation diffusion facilitator family transporter: MGEIQGWKREAVILRTSLIGIVVNLLLAGFKAVVGLSTHSIAILMDAVNNLSDVLSSVITVAGAKLACRNPDFEHPFGHGRYEYLSALVISMIIFYAGITALVESVKKILDPAVPEYNGETILLLVVAVVVKIVLGRYVKNKGTQVDSGALVGSGADALFDAVLSFSVLAAALVYLYCGVSLEAYVGAFIACIILKSGYGLLRDTLNEILGERPNAGLVRQIKNLLVEEPEIRGAYDLMINNYGPGRNYASVHIELPDTMTVEQVDELTHRIHRKVYQATGVSLTGVTVYSFNTRDPEAARIREKVTRLVMKHAWALQVHGFYVDRKKKQMRFDVVITFGTDRTRAARELKEELDPLYPGYWISVDTDMDISALHG, translated from the coding sequence ATGGGAGAAATACAAGGCTGGAAGCGGGAGGCTGTGATCCTTCGCACCAGTTTGATCGGCATCGTGGTGAATCTCCTGCTTGCCGGCTTCAAGGCAGTGGTGGGCCTTTCCACCCATTCGATCGCCATTTTGATGGATGCGGTGAACAACCTGTCCGATGTGCTTTCTTCGGTCATTACGGTGGCAGGGGCCAAGCTGGCCTGCCGCAATCCTGATTTCGAGCATCCCTTCGGCCATGGCCGTTATGAGTACCTGAGCGCTCTGGTCATTTCCATGATCATTTTCTATGCGGGCATCACGGCCCTGGTGGAAAGTGTGAAAAAGATCCTGGACCCGGCGGTGCCGGAATACAACGGGGAGACCATCCTGCTTCTGGTGGTGGCCGTTGTGGTGAAAATCGTGCTGGGCCGCTATGTGAAGAACAAGGGGACCCAGGTGGATTCGGGGGCTCTGGTGGGTTCGGGGGCCGATGCCCTGTTCGACGCGGTCCTGTCCTTCTCGGTCCTGGCGGCGGCACTGGTCTATCTGTACTGCGGGGTTTCGCTGGAAGCCTACGTGGGGGCTTTCATCGCCTGCATCATTCTGAAAAGCGGCTATGGGCTGCTGCGGGATACCCTGAATGAGATCCTGGGGGAACGGCCCAATGCGGGGCTGGTGCGCCAGATCAAGAATCTGCTGGTGGAGGAACCGGAGATCCGGGGGGCTTATGATCTGATGATCAACAACTATGGCCCTGGGCGGAACTACGCTTCGGTGCACATCGAGCTGCCGGATACCATGACGGTGGAGCAGGTGGATGAACTGACCCACCGGATCCACCGGAAGGTATACCAGGCCACGGGAGTGAGCCTGACCGGGGTCACGGTGTATTCTTTCAATACCAGGGATCCGGAGGCAGCCCGGATCCGGGAGAAGGTGACCCGGCTGGTCATGAAGCATGCCTGGGCCCTGCAGGTCCACGGGTTCTATGTGGACCGGAAGAAGAAACAGATGCGTTTCGATGTGGTGATCACTTTTGGCACGGACCGCACCAGGGCCGCCAGGGAGCTGAAAGAGGAACTGGATCCCCTGTATCCGGGCTACTGGATCTCGGTGGATACGGATATGGATATCTCGGCGCTGCACGGGTGA